cagctgctgtcacgtcctcaaagttcctcagaggacggaacctgaagctggatgagtgtgtacatccactgagtggtgacagtgaggggtagttgtgtagaagctggttgtgatcctctgtgtctgagagctgcttcagttcatggactttcctcttcagctcagtgagctcctgctccagtctctcctgaagctctctgactcgactcacttcagtttcctgctgggatctgatctgctgcttcacatcagagcttcttttctccagcagacggatcatctcagtgaagatctcctcactgtcctccactgctttatcagcagagccattgagggcctcctcctcctgtcgaagcagcttcacgtctttctctgtgtcctggactctctgctggattgtttgtctcctcagcctgagctctctctgcctctcagtcctttctgctgcagctgacactgtgtcgtggtctttatgttcctccacagagcagagataacagatacactgctgatcagtgcggcagaacatcttcatcacctcgtagtgacgagagcagatgttctcctggagcttctcggagggctccaccagcttgtgcttcttaaatgcagctgactgaagatgaggctggaggtgtttttcacaataagaggccaaacaaaccaaacaggacttgagagctttcagtcttctcccagtgcagacatcacaggccacatcatcaggtccagcatagcagtgatcagcaggagcagcttggagtccagtcttcttcagctcctccagtagatcagctaacatggtgtttgtctccaggacaggcctcggtgtgaaggtctgtctacactgagggcagctgtagcttcctctctcctcctctttgtcccagtgggtgttaatacagctcttacagtagctgtgtccacagacagtagtcaccggatccttcagtagatccagacagatccaacaggagaacctttctctgtccaggtgattttcttgctgctccatttcagctgctgccagagactgttgaaaagtttcacttcctctgaacagaaacagatctctgctcctccctctctcgttcacttcctgcagtgactcatctcccacagttcacagcttgttgttcactggttcttacactgacacgcctgtgaagggaggagacacagacatgtcctgaCCGGGAGGAgctgctaaccctaacccaaaacTAAGCAAGAAAACCTCTggaaataacaaatacaaactcaCTCAACGAAGAATGAAAAACCAACAAAGAACAATAAAGGTTAAGTTCAGGTTAAGGTCGTCTTGACCCATACACATCACAACAatacatacacgcacacacacaaccctagTAGTCCTTTGTTAAAATACtgatatatattaaaatgtgtgtgacaAACACCAGGACTAcagctggtctctctctctctctttgtctttctttgtcttGACAAATAATGTGGAAGATTTTGAGAAGATGTGGTGCCTCAAGAAAGTTTTATGTTCTGTGGAAAAAGATCAGCTGGTGTTTAGTCACATTTTGgattgaatattgttttttttttattttttatttttttatgtatcgTGTGTTTTTTCGGAATTTCAATGAGTAAATAAAAGTGTCttgaaaaatcaaaaaaaaatctctctctctctatctctctctctctctctatttaaaATGATCAGTTGCGTTCAAGGACCTTCTGGAGTTTTCAGCTTCACATATCCACGAAGTCACGCTGTGTTCAGGTGCAGTTTGAAATCTGGGAAATTAGACATTTCAATAAACTTGTgtaattttatgtattttttaaaacagacaaaagtTAAACCACGTTTGGATcagtaaaaaaacatgaaccTAAAACCATGTATTTAATTTGATGCACATTTAtgatcatttaaatcaaatttatctccttatatatatatatataaaatacacacacactcacacacacaaagacacacactatGATGTGGGTCAGCTGAGGACTCTGGGATACTTTAGCTCTGACgccatatttaaatgttttatatatgaCCGGCAGATGAAACATCTGGAAGTagcagatgtttgtttctttaaatcctcctcctcctcctcctcttcctcctccgtcacCGGGCCTGTTCCGGTTCCTGTAGCCGCCGCCCCggtcctctccctccctctctccctctctccctctctccacctccacctccagccgGCGGACGCTCCTCCTGCTGAGCCCCGCTGCGGAGGCCTGGTTCCCGGGGAGATGCTGAAGCAACAGCCGCTGGAAGAGATGCTGGTCCCGGCCTGAGGAGCGGAGCAGCACCGGAGGAGCACCGGAGGAGcagcggagcagcagcaggaagatgtCCGGCAGGAAGCCTCTGACCCCGGTGAGCGAGTCCGACCAGGCACCGGTGAGTCTGCTCCAGCCTGATTATTGACTATCGATCATCATCATAACGTCTTTTATTTGTCTCATTATTGACGCAGTTTTATGACGTTTTGTTATTGAAGgagtttaaacatgtttaaatatcCCTGCTTCAAATGAATTATACTTTACTctattatttcaatatttcattaaatatgaaatattaattattgttATGTATTCCTTTTAATGGCAGTGCAGTTTAATTAATTTTACTATTGGTGAGAATTTAATCAGTTTCAATATgaatttttattatattatcaataaacattttattttgtaggaatGGAGTT
The sequence above is a segment of the Limanda limanda chromosome 2, fLimLim1.1, whole genome shotgun sequence genome. Coding sequences within it:
- the LOC133028887 gene encoding tripartite motif-containing protein 16-like — protein: MEQQENHLDRERFSCWICLDLLKDPVTTVCGHSYCKSCINTHWDKEEERGSYSCPQCRQTFTPRPVLETNTMLADLLEELKKTGLQAAPADHCYAGPDDVACDVCTGRRLKALKSCLVCLASYCEKHLQPHLQSAAFKKHKLVEPSEKLQENICSRHYEVMKMFCRTDQQCICYLCSVEEHKDHDTVSAAAERTERQRELRLRRQTIQQRVQDTEKDVKLLRQEEEALNGSADKAVEDSEEIFTEMIRLLEKRSSDVKQQIRSQQETEVSRVRELQERLEQELTELKRKVHELKQLSDTEDHNQLLHNYPSLSPLSGCTHSSSFRFRPLRNFEDVTAAVSQVRGRLQDILSETETQILQIVSQVDVLLRQPEPETRADFLKYSQEITLDPNTAHKHLLLSEGNRKVTWTREYQSYSNHPDRFTFWDQVLSRESLTGRCYWEVEVGGGGVDVAVTYKNISRAGDSDECGFGYNDKSWSLDCYRNSYNFYHNNIHTPVSGPVSSRVGVYLDHSAGVLSFYSVSDTMTLLHRVQTTFTQPLYAGVRVYGYESTAEFCKLK